ACCCGGATCCGTCGGTGCGGCGGGAGACTTCCGCGCTGCTGGCCGACGGGGTCCGCCACGCCGACGCGGTGCGCGCGTTGCTGCGCAGGTGGCGGGTGGAGCAGGACCGGACCACCCGGTACGACCTCGCCGTGGCGCTGGGCCTGGTCGCGTCCCGGGACGAGTGGGCACGGGCCGAGGTGGTCGCGCTGCTGGACGGCGACGACCTCCAGCTCCGGCTGGCCGCCGTGCACGGGCTGGCCGAGTCCGACCCGTCCGTCGCCGTGCGGCACGTCGACTCGTTGGTGCGGGCCGTGCGGCACCCGGACGCGGTCGCGTGGCAGGAGTCCGCGTGGCTGGGCGGGAGTCCGATGGTGCTCGTGCGCGCCACCGGCGGACTGCTGGTCGACGACCCCACCGCCGCGACCGCGTTCGCCCTGGGCACCAGCCGCGACGACCACGTCGACCAGCGGGTCGCGACCCTGGAGCACGCCCAACGGCTGCTGGCGCGGTGGCGGTCCCCGGCCGCCGCGGTCCTGCCCATGCTCGCCGAGCGCGTGGACGACGAGGCGCCCGAGGCCCGCTACCGGGCGCTGGCCCTGCTCGCCTGCCTGGGCACCGAGGCGGCCGAGCACGCCGACCTGATCGCGACCCGCCTGTCCGACACCGCGTTCCGCGACAGCCGCACACCGACCACGGTCGGCGACGCGGCGGTCTGGGCGGCGGCCCGGCTGGACGACCCGCGGTGCGTGCCGGCCCTGGTCGAGCGGCTCTCCGGCGACCGGCTCGGGTTCGCCACCACCACCGCCTTCTACCCCCGCGACACACCGGGGGTCGTGCAGCCCGGCATCCACGAGGTGCTGATCCCGTTGCGCCGCCACGCGCCCGCGCTGGTCGACGCGGTCGCCGCCCGGCTGGCCACCGAGCCGAACCCGGTGCTCGCCCGCCACCTGTGCGCGGTCCTCGCCGCGTGGGGACCCGCCGCCGAGCCGGCGCTGCCGGTCCTGCACGCCCGCCTGGCCGACGACGACGTGGTGCCCACCGTCGCGACCGCCCTCGGCGCGATCGGCCGGCCCGACGCGGCGCGACCCCTGCGGGCCAAGACCCGTCACGTCGAGGCGGCCTGGGCGCTGTGGCGGACCGGCGCGGACCGCGAGCAGGGCGCGTCCGCCCTGGTCCGCGCCGTCACCGAGCACCGCCACCACCAGGCGGTCCGCCTGCTGGCGGACCTGGGCCCCGACGCCGTCGCCGCCGCGGACACCCTCCGCGACCTCGTCGGGTCCACCGATGACTGGTCCCGAGCCGAAGCCGCCCACGCCCTGTGGCGGGTCACCGGGGAGGTGGACCAGCCCGTCGCCGTCCTGACCGACCTCGCCGCCCCGCTGGCCGAGGGCGACCGCCTGCCCGTTCGGTTCGCCGCCCTGGAACGCCTCGCCGACCTGGGCGCCACGACCGACCGGACCACCAGCCTGGCCCGCGCCTTGCTGGACGACCCGGGCCGCATCCACTCGGCGGGCGCCTGGCGGGGGTTCTACCAGGACGAGCTGGTCAGGGCGCACGCCGCACGACTGCTGCCCGCGGGTGGCGCCTGATGGTCCACTCGGCTACGGCGAGGTTGATCAGCCAGCCGGCGAGCATGAGGAGCGCTTCGGCCACGCCGGTTGAGTCGCCGACCGCGAGTTGCCACGCCCCGAAGGTGAAGGCCTGGGTACCGGCGCCCAGGGCGATGGCGTACGCGCGGATCATCCACTCGCGGTGGCGGGTGGGGTTCCGGCGGCGGATCGCGGTGAAGCCCAGTACCAGGAACGTCACCCACGCCGTGCCGACGACTAGTCGGAACGCGGTGAGCAAGGGGCTGATGTCCGGTCGGTGTTGGAACAGCGAGAGCCACAGGCCCGACACGGCGCCGACGATCCCGCAGACCACCAGCAACCGGCCCGCCACCCGGTGCCAACCGCGCCGTCGCGCGCGGAACCGGGGTGCGAACTGGAAAGCGCCCAGGAGCGCGTACACGGTGATGGCGACGATGTGCGTTATCAGGAAGCCCGGTGCGTCGGCGTAGTCGCGCCCGCCGCTGGGGATGACTTGTGCGCCGCCGCCCAGTTCGACCAGGCGGAGGCTGCCCGCCACCACGGGGACGAGGCTGAGCGCGATCAGCCCGGCGGGCACGGCCCAGTCCTGCCAAGACCGGATCCGGGTGCGCGGCTGCGGTGTTGTCGTGGTCATGCCGTGATCGTGTCCGGCGCGGTGGTCCCGGGGCATCGGGCGTCGGACGGGGGCGGGCCGGCCGGAAGACCGGGATCGGGGTCGTACTTCCGGCTACCGCCGGACGCGGCCGGTCTCGTGGGCCCAGATGGCGATCTCGACCCGGTTGCGCACGCCGAGCTTGTTCATCAGGCTCGCGACGTGGGTCTTGACCGTGCTCAGCGTGATGTGGAGCTGGTCGGCGACCTCGCTGTTGGTGCGCCCGGCCGCGACCGCGGCGAGCACCTGTTCCTCCCGGTCGGTGAGCGGTTCCACGGGCTGCACCGGTGTCGCGCGCGGACCGGCGCCGGCGAAGGCGGCGAGCAGGCGCGCGGTGACGCTGGGTGCGATCAGGGCTTCGCCGTTGGCGGCGGCGTGGACGGCCTGGGCCAGCAGGCCGGGACCCGCGTCCTTGAGCAGGAACCCCTTGGCGCCCGCGCGCAGTGCCGCGTACACGTACTCGTCCAGGTCGAACGTGGTGATCACGACGACCGCCAAGGGGTCGGCGACCCCGGGCCCGGCCAGCGCGCGGGTGGCCTCGATGCCGTCGACCCGGGGCATCCGGATGTCGAACAGGCACACGTCGGGCCGCAGCCGGCGGGCGAGGTCGACCGCCTCCCGACCGTCGGCCGCCGCGCCGACCACCTCGATGCCCGGTTGGGCGTCGAGGATCATCGTCAGGCCGGTGCGGATGATCTCCTGGTCGTCGGCGACGACCACGGTGACGCTCATGCGGTTCCTCCGGCTCGTGGCAGGACGGCGGTGACGGTCCACCCGCGGTCCGGGCCGGGGCCCGCCTCGCACGTGCCCCCGAGCAGGCCGGCGCGTTCGGCCATGCCGATCAGCCCGTGCCCGCGGGTCGTGGTCGGGTGGCCGGGTCGTTCGCCGTCGTCGGTCACCCACAGGCGCACCGCCCGGTCGTCGACGACCACCCGCACCCCGATCCGGGAGGCGTGCCGGGCGTGCCGCCGGGCGTTGGTGACCGACTCCTGGGCGAGCCGGTAGACCGCGGTCCCCACGGACGGCGACAGGCCGTCGACCTCGCCGACCACCTCCACGTCGACCGCCGGCCCGAACGGCGACCGGCCCGCCAGCCGGTCGAGGTCGGCCACCCCCGGGTTGGGCGCCAGGTCGGCCGGCTCCGCGTGCCGCAGCAGGCGGACCATGCCGCGCATCTCCACCAGCGCCCGGGACGCCTCGGCCTCGATCACGCGCAGGGCGTCGACCGCGGCCCGCGGGTCGGCCTCGGCCGTCGCCAGACCGGCCTGGGCGCGGATGGCCATCGCCGAGACGTGGTGGGCGACGGTGTCGTGCAGGTCGCGGGCAAGGCGCTCGCGTTCCAGCAGCTTGGCCCGGTCGAGCTCGCGCGACCGCGCCGTGACCCGCAACCGCAGCGCGGTGCCGAGGGCGGCGGCCGTGGACAGGATCACCACACCGGCGAGCGCGTCGGAGGCGCTGGTGTGACCCTGCGCCACCGACGCTCCGAGGTTGGCCAGGACGACCAGCGACCCGAGCACCGCTTCCCGCCCGGACCCCCAGCGGAACAACGAGTACGGCAGCAGCAGGAAGTACCCCATCGTGGCCAGGTCGAGCTCGTGCCCGACCAACGCCGAGGCGACGCCGCCGACGCCGAACGCGATCACGGTCACCACCAACGGCCGCGTCCGCCGCCACCGCAAGGTCGGCACCAGCCCCACGACGACGAGCACCGAGACGACCGGCGACCTCAGGTCGTCCCGCAGCACCCCTTCGAGCACGCCGAGAACCGCGAGCACGCCGACCAACGCCCAGTCCCACCGGGGTCGCACCGGCGGGTTGGGCGGGCGCGGCTCGTCCCGGACGGCGCGGAGGAACTCGTGCACCGCGCGATGGTATGCGAGCGGGACCGGTGCCGGATCAGCCTGAAGTACGAGTGCCCGAGCCGGTCGGGCGCTGGGCCGGCGCTCTCGGGCCGCACCCCGGGCCGGCGCTCTCGGGCCGGCTCTCTCGGGTCGCGGCACCCGGGCCGATGTCGGGGAGGTCTTTGGCCGATGCAGCGCGGTTCCGGCTCGGGTCCACCTACGATCCGCGTCGTGATCCGCTCCGCCGGCCGGTCGGCCGCTCTGCTTCCCCTGCTGCTGTTGTTGTCGGCGTGCGCGACGTCGTCGCCCGCGTCGCCCGGTCCGTCGTCCTCCGGTCCGTCGTCCTCGGCTGGCCCGGCCACGTGGGTGTCGGTCGACCCTTCGGCGGACGCGGACCGTCCCGACGTGCCGGCCACCGACCGGCCGAAGCGGATCGCCGCGGACGCCGACCTGTGCGAGTTGCTCCTCGAGGAGGAGATCAAGGCTGCCACCGGTGCGCCCTACGCGCGGCGTGGCAAGCCGGTGGCGGGAACGCTGTGCGTGTGGCAGTTGAGTGACGTCGTGGGCGACCAGGGGACACCGACCGAGATGTTGATGCTCACGTCCATGCCGGCGGGCACGTGGCTCGGCGAGGAACAGGGCGTTGTCGGCGGGTACCCGACCCGCAA
This DNA window, taken from Saccharothrix variisporea, encodes the following:
- a CDS encoding DUF3558 family protein; this encodes MIRSAGRSAALLPLLLLLSACATSSPASPGPSSSGPSSSAGPATWVSVDPSADADRPDVPATDRPKRIAADADLCELLLEEEIKAATGAPYARRGKPVAGTLCVWQLSDVVGDQGTPTEMLMLTSMPAGTWLGEEQGVVGGYPTRKRIGDGMCALKVALRRPEAPTDKVVLVVNLTLADKTTNPCPAAQKLAETALPRVPGA
- a CDS encoding response regulator, giving the protein MSVTVVVADDQEIIRTGLTMILDAQPGIEVVGAAADGREAVDLARRLRPDVCLFDIRMPRVDGIEATRALAGPGVADPLAVVVITTFDLDEYVYAALRAGAKGFLLKDAGPGLLAQAVHAAANGEALIAPSVTARLLAAFAGAGPRATPVQPVEPLTDREEQVLAAVAAGRTNSEVADQLHITLSTVKTHVASLMNKLGVRNRVEIAIWAHETGRVRR
- a CDS encoding sensor histidine kinase, whose translation is MHEFLRAVRDEPRPPNPPVRPRWDWALVGVLAVLGVLEGVLRDDLRSPVVSVLVVVGLVPTLRWRRTRPLVVTVIAFGVGGVASALVGHELDLATMGYFLLLPYSLFRWGSGREAVLGSLVVLANLGASVAQGHTSASDALAGVVILSTAAALGTALRLRVTARSRELDRAKLLERERLARDLHDTVAHHVSAMAIRAQAGLATAEADPRAAVDALRVIEAEASRALVEMRGMVRLLRHAEPADLAPNPGVADLDRLAGRSPFGPAVDVEVVGEVDGLSPSVGTAVYRLAQESVTNARRHARHASRIGVRVVVDDRAVRLWVTDDGERPGHPTTTRGHGLIGMAERAGLLGGTCEAGPGPDRGWTVTAVLPRAGGTA
- a CDS encoding DUF2306 domain-containing protein — encoded protein: MTTTTPQPRTRIRSWQDWAVPAGLIALSLVPVVAGSLRLVELGGGAQVIPSGGRDYADAPGFLITHIVAITVYALLGAFQFAPRFRARRRGWHRVAGRLLVVCGIVGAVSGLWLSLFQHRPDISPLLTAFRLVVGTAWVTFLVLGFTAIRRRNPTRHREWMIRAYAIALGAGTQAFTFGAWQLAVGDSTGVAEALLMLAGWLINLAVAEWTIRRHPRAAVVRRAP
- a CDS encoding HEAT repeat domain-containing protein, giving the protein MDQVAWGRYEHNYGDASDVPDLLRRCASPDADVAADALADLSNKLYHQGGWVCSAATAALPFLVDLAEDPAVHHRAEVVEWIGHLAREAHVVEARFVDRGWAPALDEVRPRLVALLDDPDPSVRRETSALLADGVRHADAVRALLRRWRVEQDRTTRYDLAVALGLVASRDEWARAEVVALLDGDDLQLRLAAVHGLAESDPSVAVRHVDSLVRAVRHPDAVAWQESAWLGGSPMVLVRATGGLLVDDPTAATAFALGTSRDDHVDQRVATLEHAQRLLARWRSPAAAVLPMLAERVDDEAPEARYRALALLACLGTEAAEHADLIATRLSDTAFRDSRTPTTVGDAAVWAAARLDDPRCVPALVERLSGDRLGFATTTAFYPRDTPGVVQPGIHEVLIPLRRHAPALVDAVAARLATEPNPVLARHLCAVLAAWGPAAEPALPVLHARLADDDVVPTVATALGAIGRPDAARPLRAKTRHVEAAWALWRTGADREQGASALVRAVTEHRHHQAVRLLADLGPDAVAAADTLRDLVGSTDDWSRAEAAHALWRVTGEVDQPVAVLTDLAAPLAEGDRLPVRFAALERLADLGATTDRTTSLARALLDDPGRIHSAGAWRGFYQDELVRAHAARLLPAGGA